Proteins co-encoded in one Prunus persica cultivar Lovell chromosome G6, Prunus_persica_NCBIv2, whole genome shotgun sequence genomic window:
- the LOC109949534 gene encoding uncharacterized protein LOC109949534 — protein sequence MVGIEGIVVGIVGNGVEGSGGRVTLGALGMVGNVGFGIDGICVLGKEGNVGFGSAGIKGVVGNGGNAALGSVGKEGSGGNVALGIGRDGMVGSVNAGGGAAVSRRFRAARLTSRLDKHNAATTIENSRKQCLKPAILVDI from the coding sequence ATGGTTGGGATTGAAGGCATCGTAGTCGGGATAGTTGGCAATGGAGTGGAAGGAAGTGGAGGAAGAGTGACCTTGGGAGCATTGGGGATGGTTGGCAATGTTGGTTTTGGCATAGATGGGATTTGTGTGCTTGGGAAAGAAGGCAATGTGGGCTTTGGCAGTGCTGGGATTAAAGGGGTGGTTGGCAATGGTGGCAATGCGGCTTTAGGCAGTGTTGGGAAGGAAGGCAGTGGAGGCAATGTAGCCTTGGGAATTGGAAGAGATGGAATGGTAGGCAGCGTCAATGCCGGGGGTGGAGCTGCTGTGTCCAGAAGGTTCCGGGCCGCCAGGCTCACATCAAGGCTTGATAAACACAATGCTGCTACCACCATAGAAAATAGTAGGAAACAATGCTTGAAACCTGCCATATTGGTTGATATATAG
- the LOC109949535 gene encoding mediator of RNA polymerase II transcription subunit 15a-like, whose amino-acid sequence MDADRIGGPSFSQVHGKELSSRIKIMDAIRRYPPFSWDGLDEIRTAVKIEDKIYDVALSQTDYLRTISLKMIMIASRPESLGRMRPSNLKRRRILARDL is encoded by the exons ATGGATGCTGACAGGATTGGAGGACCCAGTTTCTCCCAAGTTCACGGCAAAGAATTGTCGTCAAGAATCAAGAT AATGGATGCAATAAGGAGGTATCCTCCCTTCTCCTGGGACGGATTAGATGAAATCAGAACTGCTGTAAAGATAGAGGACAAAATTTATGATGTTGCCTTAAGCCAG ACGGATTATCTACGGACAATTTCTCTAAAGATGATCATGATTGCGTCGAGGCCTGAGTCTCTTGGCCGAATGCGACCATCAAACCTGAAACGACGTCGCATCCTTGCTAGAGATTTGTAA
- the LOC18774074 gene encoding transcription factor bHLH131 codes for MLSIPSYYPKQISFPKGQGVFPVNTIYSKSFFKPKSKAETKVIAAKKHSDSERRRRMRINGQYATLRTVLPNLIKMDKASVLAETVRQVRELKRAVAEVEAACRHGDSDECVLPGGVDKLSLEQCDGEQEGLVKATLSCGDRPGLISDMTRALSSVKGRLVRAEMVIVGGRSKNVLWIQGLGDGKEGMVALRRALKVVIDRPIFAGLRKRFHLPQ; via the exons ATGCTGTCCATCCCAAGTTATTATCCGAAGCAAATCAGCTTCCCAAAAGGCCAAGGAGTATTCCCAGTGAATACTATCTACTCCAAAAGCTTCTTTAAACCAAAATCAAAGGCAGAGACCAAAGTAATTGCAGCCAAGAAACACAGTGACTCAGAGAGAAGACGAAGGATGCGAATCAATGGTCAATATGCCACTCTTCGTACCGTCCTCCCAAACTTGATCAAA ATGGACAAGGCATCTGTGCTTGCAGAGACGGTCCGGCAAGTAAGGGAGCTGAAGAGGGCGGTGGCAGAAGTGGAAGCAGCATGTCGCCACGGTGACAGTGATGAATGTGTTTTACCAGGTGGGGTTGACAAGTTGAGTTTGGAACAGTGTGATGGAGAGCAAGAAGGGCTTGTGAAGGCCACATTGAGCTGTGGCGACAGGCCGGGGCTGATATCGGACATGACAAGGGCACTGAGCTCTGTGAAAGGGAGGTTGGTGAGGGCTGAGATGGTGATAGTGGGTGGAAGGAGTAAAAATGTGTTGTGGATTCAAGGGTTGGGTGATGGAAAAGAAGGGATGGTGGCGCTACGGAGGGCATTGAAGGTGGTTATTGACAGGCCTATTTTTGCAGGGCTTCGTAAGAGGTTTCATCTTCCTCAGTGA
- the LOC18773441 gene encoding uncharacterized protein LOC18773441, whose amino-acid sequence MVHAKRSSSCSPKAQKLLTLSAHYLSHRDFSFCRKFALKARESDPHNSGADRILAVADVLLAADHQNPTDWCSILQIPPPGSENPTLVRTQFEKLKTLLEPSKNGFAFAQEAFELVQKAWSFLSDQDKKTHFANGSENGQETPKQREQKEKNVGENGKGCNVEETFWTVCPYCYYMFEYGKVYEDCCLRCQNCRKAFHGVAIKAPSPDIIVQGKEQYNFCFGYFQMEYVDPKKQMETEVTGNKDKDVVVISDDDDGDGTDDEFEDDLLDGNVGFEGMHEEKVKIGSEGVVGTDIGGSGRAELRSEGRTPVKRVKTLARRLKSVKSKSVARNTKKIMGNEMRSRRVELMGDERVEGADTSVEDGNGIDKGGSGSGSGMDGLEFFEGEDDIYVGIGDSPV is encoded by the coding sequence atGGTTCATGCAAAACGCAGCAGCAGCTGCTCGCCCAAAGCCCAAAAACTTCTCACCCTCTCAGCCCACTATCTCAGCCACCGAGATTTCTCTTTTTGCCGCAAATTCGCTCTCAAAGCTCGAGAGTCCGACCCGCACAACTCCGGGGCCGACCGAATCCTCGCCGTAGCTGACGTACTCCTCGCCGCCGATCACCAAAACCCAACTGACTGGTGCTCCATTCTCCAAATACCGCCACCCGGCTCCGAAAACCCGACACTCGTCCGGACCCAGTTCGAGAAACTCAAGACCCTCTTGGAACCCAGCAAGAACGGGTTCGCTTTCGCTCAGGAGGCCTTTGAGCTCGTCCAGAAAGCTTGGTCCTTTCTATCGGACCAAGACAAGAAAACCCATTTCGCAAATGGGTCTGAAAATGGGCAAGAAACCCCAAAACAGAGAGagcagaaggaaaaaaatgtgGGGGAAAATGGTAAGGGGTGTAATGTGGAAGAGACATTTTGGACAGTTTGTCCGTACTGCTATTACATGTTCGAGTACGGGAAGGTGTATGAGGATTGTTGCTTGAGATGCCAGAATTGCAGGAAAGCGTTCCATGGAGTGGCAATAAAGGCGCCATCACCGGATATTATAGTGCAGGGGAAGGAGCAGTACAATTtctgttttgggtattttcaAATGGAGTACGTGGACCCAAAGAAGCAGATGGAGACAGAGGTAACTGGCAATAAAGACAAGGATGTTGTGGTCAtctctgatgatgatgatggtgatggtacTGATGATGAGTTTGAGGATGATTTGTTGGATGGTaatgtgggttttgagggaatgCATGAAGAAAAGGTAAAGATTGGGAGTGAAGGAGTTGTGGGAACTGATATAGGTGGGAGTGGAAGAGCAGAGTTGAGGAGTGAAGGGAGGACACCAGTGAAGAGGGTGAAGACTCTAGCAAGGCGTCTGAAGAGCGTCAAATCGAAGTCCGTGGCAAGGAATACGAAGAAGATAATGGGAAATGAGATGAGAAGCAGGAGGGTTGAGTTGATGGGTGATGAGAGGGTGGAAGGAGCGGACACGAGTGTTGAAGATGGAAATGGAATTGATAAGGGAGGTAGTGGAAGTGGGAGTGGAATGGATGGGCTGGAGTTTTTTGAAGGAGAAGATGATATCTATGTTGGTATAGGGGATAGTCCGGTTTGA